One Oncorhynchus masou masou isolate Uvic2021 chromosome 2, UVic_Omas_1.1, whole genome shotgun sequence genomic region harbors:
- the zfand6 gene encoding AN1-type zinc finger protein 6 isoform X2 has translation MAQETNQNQGPLLCTTGCGFYSNPRNNGMCSMCYKDFLQRQNNNGRVSPPVSSSAAVSSLGESLLAQCSESSTVDVPSATTHTDTRMNRVVSSQSLLTTAPATHSEEERTATSEEHLKTEEVQVSVSVSEDTDQASVDGQDKPSDSDQPKAAKKNRCFSCRKKVGLTGFDCRCGNVFCSLHRYSDVHNCTFNYKAQAAEKIRKANPVCVGEKIQKI, from the exons ATGGCCCAGGAGACCAACCAGAACCAAGGGCCACTGCTCTGCACCACTGGCTGCGGTTTCTACAGCAACCCGCGAAACAATGGCATGTGTTCGATGTGCTACAAGGACTTCCTCCAGAGACAAAACAACAATGGACGAGTCAGTCCACCAG TGTCGTCCTCTGCGGCGGTTAGCAGCCTGGGGGAGTCCCTCCTCGCCCAGTGCTCAGAGAGCAGTACTGTAGACGTGCCATCAGCCACGACCCACACAGACACCAGGatgaacag ggttgtATCTAGCCAGTCACTCTTAACGACAGCACCAGCTACTCAttcagaagaggagaggacagccaCATCTGAAGAACACCTGAAAACAGAAGAGGTACAAG TGTCTGTATCGGTATCCGAGGACACGGACCAGGCCTCGGTAGACGGACAGGACAAACCCTCGGACTCAGACCAACCCAAAGCCGCCAAGAAGAATCGCTGCTTCTCCTGCCGTAAGAAAGTCGGCCTCACGG GCTTCGACTGCCGATGCGGCAACGTGTTCTGCAGCCTGCACCGGTACTCAGACGTTCACAACTGCACTTTCAACTACAAGGCCCAAGCAGCGGAGAAGATCAGGAAGGCGAACCCTGTCTGCGTCGGGGAGAAGATACAGAAGATCTGA
- the zfand6 gene encoding AN1-type zinc finger protein 6 isoform X1 has protein sequence MAQETNQNQGPLLCTTGCGFYSNPRNNGMCSMCYKDFLQRQNNNGRVSPPVSSSAAVSSLGESLLAQCSESSTVDVPSATTHTDTRMNRYSRVVSSQSLLTTAPATHSEEERTATSEEHLKTEEVQVSVSVSEDTDQASVDGQDKPSDSDQPKAAKKNRCFSCRKKVGLTGFDCRCGNVFCSLHRYSDVHNCTFNYKAQAAEKIRKANPVCVGEKIQKI, from the exons ATGGCCCAGGAGACCAACCAGAACCAAGGGCCACTGCTCTGCACCACTGGCTGCGGTTTCTACAGCAACCCGCGAAACAATGGCATGTGTTCGATGTGCTACAAGGACTTCCTCCAGAGACAAAACAACAATGGACGAGTCAGTCCACCAG TGTCGTCCTCTGCGGCGGTTAGCAGCCTGGGGGAGTCCCTCCTCGCCCAGTGCTCAGAGAGCAGTACTGTAGACGTGCCATCAGCCACGACCCACACAGACACCAGGatgaacaggtacagtag ggttgtATCTAGCCAGTCACTCTTAACGACAGCACCAGCTACTCAttcagaagaggagaggacagccaCATCTGAAGAACACCTGAAAACAGAAGAGGTACAAG TGTCTGTATCGGTATCCGAGGACACGGACCAGGCCTCGGTAGACGGACAGGACAAACCCTCGGACTCAGACCAACCCAAAGCCGCCAAGAAGAATCGCTGCTTCTCCTGCCGTAAGAAAGTCGGCCTCACGG GCTTCGACTGCCGATGCGGCAACGTGTTCTGCAGCCTGCACCGGTACTCAGACGTTCACAACTGCACTTTCAACTACAAGGCCCAAGCAGCGGAGAAGATCAGGAAGGCGAACCCTGTCTGCGTCGGGGAGAAGATACAGAAGATCTGA
- the mthfs gene encoding 5,10-methenyltetrahydrofolate synthetase (5-formyltetrahydrofolate cyclo-ligase) has translation MAALRAAKQAMRREIKKRVAALDDQEKLRQSRVISQKLFKHPKYARCERIAVFLSMHDEVRTEEIIQDLFKHGKTCFMPKYLTQGTSNHMDMVKLTSMEDMMSLPLTSWNIRQPAADDNTREEALETGGLDLILMPGLGFDRNGNRLGRGKGFYDSYLERCMKHPKGKPYTIALAFREQLCQDIPVGDNDVLIDEVLCDVLD, from the exons ATGGCCGCCTTGCGTGCAGCCAAACAAGCTAtgaggagagaaataaagaaacgAGTAGCTGCGTTGGACGATCAAGAGAAACTTCGCCAGTCTCGAGTCATTTCGCAAAAG CTCTTCAAGCACCCCAAGTATGCTAGGTGTGAGCGCATCGCTGTGTTCCTCAGCATGCACGATGAGGTGAGAACAGAGGAGATCATTCAGGACTTGTTTAAGCACGGTAAGACCTGCTTTATGCCCAAGTACTTGACCCAGGGCACCAGTAACCACATGGACATGGTGAAGCTCACCAGCATGGAGGATATGATGTCACTGCCTCTGACGTCTTGGAACATCAGACAGCCTGCCGCCGACGACAACACCAGAGAGGAG GCCTTGGAGACAG GAGGTCTTGACCTGATCTTGATGCCAGGCCTGGGATTTGACAGGAATGGGAATCGGCTGGGCCGAGGGAAGGGCTTCTACGACTCATACCTGGAACGCTGTATGAAGCACCCCAAGGGGAAGCCGTACACCATCGCTCTGGCCTTCAGGGAGCAGCTGTGTCAGGACATACCTGTGGGCGACAACGACGTGCTGATCGACGAGGTCCTGTGTGATGTCCTGGACTAG